The proteins below come from a single Pedobacter aquae genomic window:
- a CDS encoding lysophospholipid acyltransferase family protein, translated as MKIITTEEFAKATKINKLRMPGLASLLMEIMKINDINETFAKAADFEGVAFVDEILRLLGVKVEIKESDFKNLPLDGAFIGVANHPYGGIEGLVLIKILCTIRPEAKVMANFLLKKIPNLSDFFVAVNPFENIDHSSSISGIKTTLGLLNSGTPIGIFPAGEVSTFKLEQQQVTDKLWHPVVGKLISKSKVPVVPIYFHGNNGLLFNLLSLIHPALRTAKLPSELFNKKGHTIHVRIGKPIKFEEIPNNDNNSALLAFLRAKTYALGAGLENERKIFSSANLFKILKQSQDIIPPIETSLMEKEIEDLRGECLVWTEKNYEVYITPTQNIPNIIKEIGRLREITFRDVGEGTNKSIDLDSYDIYYNHLFIWDTEQKMIVGAYRIGKGDEIFYSYGKKGFYTAELFKIKSQFGTVLRNSLELGRSWIRKEYQQKPLPLFLLWKGILKFLIDNPRYKYLIGPVSISNTFSKFSKSLIVNFIYRNHFDHEMAQMVKPRKQFKVDFSKIDADILTANSNSLKNLDSLIAEVESNHIKIPVLLRQYIALNAKIICFNIDPKFSDSLDGFLVLDLENIPQDMIEKLGKNL; from the coding sequence ATGAAAATTATCACCACAGAAGAATTTGCGAAAGCTACCAAAATTAACAAGTTAAGAATGCCTGGATTGGCTTCCTTGTTGATGGAAATCATGAAAATAAATGACATTAACGAAACCTTTGCTAAAGCTGCCGATTTTGAAGGTGTAGCTTTTGTAGATGAAATCCTAAGACTTTTAGGCGTTAAAGTAGAGATAAAAGAAAGCGATTTTAAAAACCTCCCACTTGATGGTGCCTTTATAGGCGTTGCCAATCATCCTTATGGTGGTATAGAAGGCTTGGTTTTAATTAAGATACTTTGCACCATAAGGCCAGAAGCCAAAGTGATGGCAAATTTCTTATTGAAGAAAATACCTAACCTGAGTGATTTTTTTGTCGCGGTAAACCCTTTTGAAAATATAGATCATTCATCTAGCATTAGTGGTATCAAAACAACTTTGGGCTTATTAAATAGCGGTACACCTATCGGGATATTCCCTGCTGGCGAAGTATCTACCTTTAAATTAGAACAGCAGCAGGTAACCGATAAGCTATGGCATCCGGTAGTTGGTAAATTAATATCTAAATCTAAAGTTCCGGTGGTGCCTATTTATTTTCATGGTAATAATGGTTTGTTATTTAATTTATTATCCTTAATTCACCCTGCTTTAAGAACTGCCAAATTACCATCAGAATTATTCAATAAGAAAGGACATACTATCCACGTAAGAATAGGGAAACCTATAAAATTTGAAGAGATACCTAATAATGATAATAATAGCGCTTTATTAGCTTTTCTAAGAGCCAAAACTTATGCTTTAGGTGCCGGATTAGAAAATGAGCGTAAAATTTTTAGCAGCGCCAATTTATTTAAGATTTTAAAGCAATCTCAAGACATTATCCCTCCTATTGAAACATCTTTAATGGAAAAGGAAATTGAAGACTTGCGTGGCGAGTGTTTGGTGTGGACAGAGAAAAATTATGAAGTTTACATCACGCCTACGCAAAACATCCCTAACATTATCAAAGAAATAGGAAGATTAAGAGAAATTACCTTTAGAGATGTTGGAGAAGGCACCAATAAGTCTATCGATTTAGATAGCTATGATATTTACTACAATCATTTATTTATTTGGGATACCGAGCAAAAAATGATTGTTGGCGCTTATAGAATTGGTAAGGGGGATGAAATTTTTTACAGCTATGGCAAAAAAGGCTTTTACACTGCTGAGTTGTTTAAGATAAAATCTCAGTTTGGTACGGTCTTAAGAAATAGCTTAGAGCTTGGGCGTTCTTGGATAAGGAAAGAATATCAACAAAAACCTTTACCACTATTTTTACTTTGGAAAGGTATTCTAAAATTTTTGATAGATAATCCTAGATATAAATATTTGATTGGTCCTGTATCTATCAGTAATACTTTTAGCAAGTTTTCTAAATCTTTAATTGTGAATTTCATTTACAGAAACCACTTTGACCATGAAATGGCGCAAATGGTAAAGCCTAGGAAACAGTTTAAGGTAGATTTCTCTAAAATTGATGCTGATATTTTAACTGCCAATAGCAATTCTCTTAAAAATTTAGACAGCTTAATAGCCGAGGTAGAGAGTAACCATATTAAAATTCCTGTTTTATTGAGGCAGTATATCGCATTAAATGCAAAGATTATTTGTTTTAATATAGACCCTAAGTTTTCTGATAGCTTAGATGGATTTCTGGTTTTAGATTTAGAGAACATACCACAAGATATGATTGAGAAATTAGGGAAGAATTTATAA
- a CDS encoding ComEA family DNA-binding protein, with the protein MVDVNDADSLQLLNIKGIGPAFASRIIKYRNRLGGFIRKEQLLEVYGLDSVKYAQIENQILVDKEKITPIHINTAEFADLKRFPYLSYKQMNAIIAYRKQHGVYKSITDLSKIHILNPEIISKIAPYIQL; encoded by the coding sequence ATGGTTGATGTAAACGATGCAGATTCATTACAGCTATTAAACATCAAAGGAATAGGACCTGCATTTGCATCTAGAATTATCAAATACAGAAATAGGTTAGGCGGTTTTATCAGAAAAGAGCAATTATTGGAAGTTTATGGACTAGATTCTGTTAAATATGCACAAATAGAAAATCAGATTTTGGTAGATAAAGAGAAAATTACACCTATCCATATCAATACAGCTGAATTTGCAGATCTGAAGAGGTTTCCATACCTGTCTTATAAACAAATGAACGCTATTATCGCTTATCGTAAGCAGCATGGGGTTTATAAATCTATTACAGATTTAAGTAAAATCCACATCTTAAATCCCGAAATAATCAGTAAAATTGCTCCTTATATCCAACTCTAA
- a CDS encoding adenine phosphoribosyltransferase, whose product MIEQQIKETVRDVMDFPKPGIVFKDITPILKNQELCTQIIDAFVERLSGLAFDAIAGIESRGFLFGLMLANRLNKPFIPIRKAGKLPYKTVKQSYNLEYGSATIEMHEDAFEPGTKILIHDDLLATGGTVEATSLLIQKMKGEIAGFSFIISLDFLKGKDLIKPYADKVVALAEY is encoded by the coding sequence ATGATAGAACAACAAATTAAGGAAACCGTAAGGGATGTTATGGATTTTCCGAAGCCCGGTATCGTTTTTAAAGACATTACGCCTATTCTAAAAAATCAAGAATTATGCACTCAAATTATTGATGCTTTTGTAGAACGATTATCCGGACTAGCATTTGATGCCATAGCAGGAATAGAAAGTAGGGGCTTTTTATTTGGATTGATGCTGGCTAATAGGTTAAATAAGCCTTTTATTCCCATTAGAAAAGCAGGTAAACTGCCTTATAAAACTGTAAAACAAAGCTATAACTTAGAATATGGCTCTGCTACCATAGAAATGCATGAAGATGCTTTTGAACCAGGAACCAAAATCTTAATTCATGATGACTTATTAGCCACTGGAGGAACCGTTGAAGCTACCTCTTTACTGATACAAAAAATGAAAGGCGAGATAGCTGGTTTTTCATTCATCATTAGCCTAGACTTTTTAAAAGGTAAGGATTTAATTAAGCCTTATGCTGATAAAGTGGTGGCTTTGGCCGAGTATTAA
- a CDS encoding helix-turn-helix transcriptional regulator: MKKEIGIITSIFRKESALKQEFMAYKLGLTVNSYANIEKGRTDINTEKLIKISQIFNIKPYQILVLADELLENNTTDWLPQVVRAIIRVAKRNYAIGNNLEDQFIISMDKSVRNASLKTRF, translated from the coding sequence ATGAAAAAAGAAATTGGAATTATCACAAGTATTTTCAGAAAAGAAAGTGCTTTGAAACAAGAATTCATGGCTTATAAACTTGGTTTAACCGTTAACTCTTATGCAAATATTGAAAAAGGAAGAACCGATATTAATACCGAAAAATTAATAAAGATTTCTCAAATATTTAATATTAAACCTTACCAAATATTAGTTCTAGCAGACGAGTTATTAGAAAATAATACCACAGATTGGCTTCCTCAAGTCGTGAGAGCTATTATTAGAGTAGCAAAAAGAAATTATGCTATAGGAAATAATTTAGAAGACCAATTTATAATAAGCATGGATAAATCTGTTAGAAATGCTTCATTAAAAACAAGATTTTAA
- a CDS encoding outer membrane beta-barrel protein, whose translation MKSKIIIATLFVLLLNKSAQAQHYFYTHLKVPFFEYLNKSNKGRPDRNTDGIALNAGYAIQLMPDFYLETGIDYLLGNSLTNKSYTDNTLTELKSETSLSNQAFSFQIRPTYKISINVDDQTYLALACGLNYQKLYTDASFNTYAKNSHNQTSTQEKQATAKSNFYLALEPKLALEFKTEKKIAYRFGFNYTRINWDRTIQKLNFNDVAYQQPKHKTSTIFFFGGFVF comes from the coding sequence ATGAAATCTAAAATAATTATTGCCACTTTGTTTGTTTTACTCTTAAACAAAAGTGCTCAAGCGCAGCATTATTTTTATACACATCTAAAAGTTCCATTTTTTGAATATTTAAATAAGTCAAATAAAGGGCGGCCCGACAGAAATACTGATGGAATAGCTTTAAATGCAGGCTATGCTATCCAGTTAATGCCCGATTTTTACCTAGAAACAGGTATTGATTATTTATTAGGAAACTCTTTAACCAATAAAAGCTACACCGATAATACTTTAACAGAATTAAAATCAGAAACAAGTCTGAGCAATCAAGCATTTTCTTTCCAAATAAGACCTACCTATAAAATTTCTATAAATGTGGATGATCAAACCTATTTGGCGCTAGCTTGTGGATTAAATTACCAAAAGCTCTATACAGATGCTTCTTTTAATACGTATGCTAAGAATAGTCATAACCAAACAAGTACCCAAGAAAAGCAAGCGACTGCTAAAAGCAACTTCTATTTAGCGCTAGAGCCTAAATTGGCTTTAGAATTTAAAACAGAAAAGAAAATAGCTTATCGTTTTGGATTTAATTATACCCGTATAAATTGGGATAGAACTATCCAGAAGCTAAATTTTAATGATGTAGCTTATCAACAACCCAAGCACAAAACCTCTACCATTTTCTTTTTTGGAGGTTTTGTGTTTTAA
- the rpsU gene encoding 30S ribosomal protein S21, translating into MIIINVKDGESIDRALKRFKKKFEKTGVLRELRSRQAFEKKSVARRMEVKHAIYKQGLNLES; encoded by the coding sequence ATGATTATTATCAACGTAAAAGACGGAGAATCAATTGATAGAGCTTTAAAGCGCTTCAAGAAGAAATTCGAAAAAACAGGTGTTTTAAGAGAACTTCGTAGTCGACAAGCTTTCGAGAAAAAATCGGTAGCTAGAAGAATGGAAGTTAAACACGCTATTTACAAGCAAGGCTTAAATTTAGAATCTTAA
- a CDS encoding tyrosine-type recombinase/integrase, whose amino-acid sequence MFLERFFNYLQYEKRYSQHTLTAYKNDLLQFENFLTEFESDFLTVNHQQIRTWMITLLDDGIEARSVNRKISTLRAFYKFLVKEEILAINPVLKVQAPKVAKKLPAFVEEAKLITLLDSASVFESGFVGVRDKLILELLFGTGIRLSELLGLTISAIDLNSQTIKVLGKRNKERIVPINHSLVNQIKDYLRERLVVITDTNMTSFIVTEKGEQAYAKLIYRIVHRYLSLVTTQDKKSPHLLRHSYATSLLNHGADINAIKELLGHASLAATQVYTHNSIERIKTIYKQAHPKA is encoded by the coding sequence ATGTTTTTAGAGCGTTTTTTCAATTATCTACAGTATGAAAAAAGGTATTCCCAGCATACCTTAACCGCTTATAAAAACGATTTACTTCAATTTGAAAATTTCCTAACAGAATTTGAGTCAGATTTTCTAACCGTTAATCACCAGCAAATAAGAACATGGATGATTACCTTGTTAGATGATGGTATAGAAGCCAGATCTGTCAATAGAAAAATATCTACTTTAAGAGCTTTTTACAAATTCTTGGTCAAAGAAGAAATACTTGCCATTAACCCTGTTTTAAAAGTACAAGCACCAAAAGTTGCTAAGAAGCTGCCAGCTTTTGTAGAAGAGGCTAAGCTTATTACTTTACTAGATAGCGCTAGTGTTTTTGAAAGTGGTTTTGTGGGTGTTAGAGATAAATTAATCCTAGAATTATTATTTGGTACTGGCATACGCTTAAGCGAGCTTCTAGGTTTAACCATCAGTGCTATAGATTTAAACAGCCAAACCATTAAAGTTCTAGGTAAAAGAAATAAAGAAAGAATAGTTCCCATCAACCATTCCCTAGTAAATCAAATAAAAGATTATTTAAGAGAAAGATTGGTTGTTATTACAGATACGAATATGACATCCTTTATCGTTACAGAAAAGGGAGAACAAGCTTATGCAAAACTAATTTATAGAATTGTGCATCGTTATTTAAGTTTAGTAACCACTCAAGACAAAAAAAGTCCGCACTTATTAAGGCATAGCTATGCAACCTCCTTATTAAACCATGGTGCAGATATTAATGCTATAAAGGAATTATTAGGGCATGCAAGTTTGGCTGCTACACAAGTATACACGCATAATTCTATAGAGAGAATCAAAACAATTTATAAACAAGCCCATCCAAAGGCTTAA
- the hpf gene encoding ribosome hibernation-promoting factor, HPF/YfiA family: protein MKIGVQSIHFNADKDLLAFIQKKANKLDLFFDQIIGGDVYLKLDNVSDEANKIAEIKLMIPGNTLFAKEQCKSFEEATDLAIESLRKQIHKHKEKIKAHESNHKQIISQAIN, encoded by the coding sequence ATGAAAATCGGAGTTCAATCCATTCACTTCAATGCCGACAAAGATTTATTGGCATTCATTCAGAAAAAAGCAAACAAACTAGATTTGTTTTTCGACCAGATTATTGGGGGAGATGTTTATCTAAAACTAGATAATGTCTCGGATGAAGCTAATAAAATAGCGGAAATTAAGCTGATGATACCTGGGAACACTTTATTTGCCAAGGAGCAATGTAAAAGTTTTGAAGAAGCAACAGATTTAGCAATTGAATCTCTGCGTAAGCAAATTCATAAGCATAAAGAGAAAATTAAAGCTCATGAGAGTAATCATAAACAAATTATTTCTCAAGCTATAAATTAG
- the tuf gene encoding elongation factor Tu, whose amino-acid sequence MAKEKFDRSKPHLNIGTIGHVDHGKTTLTAAITKVLADAGLSEARSFDSIDSAPEEKERGITINTAHVEYSTANRHYAHVDCPGHADYVKNMVTGAAQMDGAILVVASTDGPMPQTREHILLARQVGVPALVVFMNKVDMVDDPELLELVEMEIRELLSFYDFPGDDIPVIQGSALGGLNGDANWVGKIMELMDAVDNFIPIPPRLTELPFLMPVEDVFSITGRGTVATGRIERGVINSGEQVDILGMGAENLKSTVTGVEMFRKILDRGEAGDNVGLLLRGIEKTDIRRGMVICKPGSVTPHTDFKAEVYVLSKAEGGRHTPFFNKYRPQFYFRTTDVTGEITLQEGVEMVMPGDNVTINVKLINAIAMEKGLRFAIREGGRTVGAGQVTEIVA is encoded by the coding sequence ATGGCAAAAGAAAAATTTGACCGTAGTAAACCACACTTAAACATCGGTACAATCGGTCACGTTGACCACGGTAAAACTACATTAACTGCAGCTATAACTAAAGTATTAGCTGATGCAGGTTTATCTGAGGCTCGTTCATTTGATTCAATTGACTCTGCTCCTGAAGAAAAAGAAAGAGGTATCACTATTAATACTGCACACGTAGAGTATTCTACTGCTAACCGTCACTATGCACACGTTGACTGTCCAGGTCACGCGGATTACGTGAAAAACATGGTTACAGGTGCTGCTCAAATGGATGGTGCTATCCTTGTTGTTGCTTCAACAGATGGTCCAATGCCACAAACTCGTGAGCACATTCTTTTAGCTCGTCAGGTTGGTGTACCAGCTCTTGTTGTTTTCATGAACAAAGTAGATATGGTTGACGATCCAGAGTTATTAGAACTTGTTGAAATGGAAATCCGTGAGTTATTATCTTTCTATGATTTCCCTGGTGATGACATTCCTGTAATCCAAGGTTCTGCTTTAGGTGGGTTAAATGGTGATGCTAATTGGGTTGGTAAAATCATGGAATTAATGGATGCAGTAGATAACTTCATTCCAATTCCACCAAGATTAACTGAACTTCCTTTCTTAATGCCTGTTGAAGACGTATTCTCTATCACTGGTCGTGGTACTGTTGCAACTGGTCGTATAGAAAGAGGTGTTATCAACTCTGGTGAGCAAGTGGATATCTTAGGTATGGGTGCTGAGAACTTAAAATCTACAGTTACTGGTGTTGAGATGTTCCGTAAAATATTAGATAGAGGTGAAGCTGGTGATAACGTAGGTTTATTATTACGTGGTATTGAGAAAACTGATATCCGTCGTGGTATGGTTATCTGTAAACCAGGTTCAGTAACTCCTCACACAGATTTCAAAGCTGAGGTTTACGTATTATCAAAAGCAGAAGGTGGACGTCACACGCCATTCTTTAACAAATACCGTCCTCAATTCTATTTCCGTACAACAGACGTAACTGGTGAAATCACCTTACAAGAAGGTGTAGAAATGGTTATGCCTGGTGATAACGTAACAATCAACGTTAAATTGATTAACGCTATCGCAATGGAAAAAGGTCTACGTTTCGCTATCCGTGAAGGTGGTAGAACAGTAGGTGCTGGTCAGGTAACTGAAATTGTAGCTTAA
- the secE gene encoding preprotein translocase subunit SecE, with protein MANFAEYIKESYTELTEKVTWPTWGELQNSAIITLVASLIIALIIFAMDESAGNLIKLIYKSFV; from the coding sequence ATGGCTAATTTTGCAGAATATATTAAAGAATCTTACACAGAGCTTACTGAAAAAGTAACTTGGCCAACTTGGGGTGAATTGCAGAACAGTGCTATCATAACCTTAGTGGCTTCTCTTATCATTGCATTGATTATTTTTGCAATGGATGAGTCTGCGGGTAATCTGATTAAATTAATTTATAAGTCATTCGTATAA
- the rplK gene encoding 50S ribosomal protein L11, whose protein sequence is MAKVVSALIKLQIKGGAANPSPPVGPALGAKGVNIMEFCKQFNARTQDKPGKVLPVVITVYADKSFDFIIKTPPVAIQLMEVTSIKSGSAEPNRKKVASVTWDQVEVIAKDKMPDLNAFTVESAMRMVAGTARSMGINVTGNAPWNN, encoded by the coding sequence ATGGCAAAAGTAGTCAGTGCGTTAATCAAATTACAAATCAAGGGTGGCGCTGCAAATCCATCACCTCCAGTTGGTCCAGCATTGGGAGCAAAAGGGGTGAACATTATGGAGTTTTGCAAGCAATTTAATGCTCGTACCCAAGATAAACCAGGGAAAGTTCTTCCGGTTGTAATTACTGTTTACGCAGACAAATCTTTCGATTTTATCATCAAAACTCCACCAGTAGCTATCCAGTTAATGGAAGTTACGAGTATTAAAAGTGGATCTGCAGAACCTAACCGTAAAAAAGTTGCTAGCGTAACTTGGGATCAGGTAGAGGTTATTGCAAAAGATAAAATGCCGGATTTGAATGCATTCACAGTAGAATCAGCAATGAGAATGGTAGCTGGTACCGCCCGTAGTATGGGTATAAACGTTACAGGAAACGCTCCCTGGAACAATTAA
- the rplA gene encoding 50S ribosomal protein L1 codes for MARLTKNQKTALSKLEAGKAYSLKEAANLVKDITTTKFDASVDIDVRLGVDPRKANQMVRGIATLPHGTGKTVRVLALVTPDKEEEAKAAGADHVGLDEYIAKIESGWTDIDIIITTPSCMAKVGKLGRILGPRNLMPNPKSGTVTQEVGKAVADVKGGKIDFKVDKTGIIHCSIGKVSFPADKIYDNALEVLQIISKLKPSAAKGTYFKSIHLSSTMSPGIEIETKTVAGI; via the coding sequence GTGGCTAGATTAACAAAAAATCAAAAGACGGCACTTTCCAAACTTGAAGCTGGTAAAGCTTACTCTTTAAAGGAGGCAGCTAACCTGGTTAAAGATATCACAACAACTAAATTTGATGCATCAGTTGATATTGATGTACGTTTAGGTGTTGATCCACGTAAAGCCAATCAAATGGTTCGTGGTATTGCTACTTTACCACACGGTACCGGTAAGACAGTACGCGTTTTAGCATTAGTAACTCCTGATAAGGAAGAAGAAGCTAAAGCTGCAGGTGCTGATCACGTAGGTTTGGACGAGTATATTGCTAAGATTGAGAGTGGTTGGACAGATATCGATATTATTATTACTACTCCTAGCTGTATGGCTAAAGTTGGTAAACTAGGTCGTATTTTAGGTCCACGTAACTTAATGCCTAACCCTAAGTCAGGTACTGTAACCCAAGAAGTTGGTAAAGCAGTTGCTGATGTTAAAGGTGGTAAAATCGACTTTAAAGTTGATAAAACAGGTATTATCCATTGCTCAATAGGTAAAGTATCTTTCCCTGCTGATAAAATTTATGATAATGCTTTGGAGGTTCTTCAAATCATTTCAAAATTGAAACCATCAGCTGCTAAAGGAACATATTTCAAGAGTATTCATTTATCTTCAACTATGTCTCCTGGAATTGAAATTGAAACTAAAACAGTAGCGGGAATTTAA
- the rplJ gene encoding 50S ribosomal protein L10, with protein MRKEEKHEVVSALAEQMKEYGNFYITDTSDLTVAKINNIRRKCFENEIGIQVVKNTLIKKALEQLDGDVAPLFDVLKGSSSVMFSTTGNAPAKLIKALRKEGDKPVLKAAYIDFTAFIGDNQLDALVNLKSREELIGDIIGLLQSPAKNVVSALQSGGNKLAGIVKTLQERG; from the coding sequence ATGAGAAAAGAAGAAAAACACGAAGTTGTTTCTGCTTTAGCTGAACAAATGAAAGAGTACGGTAATTTCTATATTACTGATACTTCTGATTTAACAGTGGCAAAAATCAATAATATTCGCCGCAAATGTTTTGAGAACGAAATTGGCATTCAGGTTGTAAAAAACACACTTATCAAAAAAGCTTTAGAGCAATTAGATGGTGATGTTGCACCTTTATTCGATGTTCTTAAAGGTTCATCTTCTGTGATGTTTTCTACAACAGGAAACGCACCTGCAAAGCTTATCAAAGCTTTAAGAAAAGAAGGTGATAAACCAGTTTTAAAAGCAGCATATATTGATTTCACTGCATTTATCGGAGATAATCAATTAGACGCTCTAGTTAATCTTAAATCTAGAGAAGAGCTTATTGGAGATATCATCGGTTTATTACAGTCACCAGCGAAGAATGTTGTTTCAGCACTTCAATCTGGAGGAAACAAATTGGCAGGAATTGTCAAAACTTTACAAGAAAGAGGTTAA
- the rplL gene encoding 50S ribosomal protein L7/L12, whose translation MADLKAFAEQLVNLSVKEVNELAQILKDEYGIEPAAAVAVAGPAAAGDAPAAAEEKTSFDVILKDAGGQKLAVVKLVKDLTGLGLKEAKDLVDGAPKELKAGVAKDEAEALKKQLEEAGAVVEIK comes from the coding sequence ATGGCAGATTTAAAAGCGTTTGCTGAGCAGTTAGTAAACTTATCAGTTAAAGAAGTAAACGAATTAGCTCAAATTTTAAAAGATGAGTATGGTATTGAGCCTGCTGCTGCTGTTGCAGTTGCTGGTCCTGCTGCTGCTGGTGATGCACCTGCTGCTGCTGAAGAGAAAACATCTTTTGATGTAATCTTGAAAGATGCTGGTGGTCAGAAATTAGCAGTTGTTAAATTAGTTAAAGACTTAACTGGTTTAGGCTTAAAAGAAGCAAAAGACTTAGTTGACGGTGCACCTAAAGAATTAAAAGCTGGTGTTGCTAAAGACGAAGCTGAAGCTCTTAAAAAACAATTAGAAGAAGCAGGAGCTGTTGTTGAGATTAAATAA